In one Lolium rigidum isolate FL_2022 chromosome 3, APGP_CSIRO_Lrig_0.1, whole genome shotgun sequence genomic region, the following are encoded:
- the LOC124699395 gene encoding uncharacterized protein LOC124699395: MPPSPAPSAAAAASPSGSSPASASAAADHTTPSWWESVSQARSRILALASILPPQASPAVAALADSDRPARALLRSAAAYDALSGALRAGGGADDPACNWLYDTLHSPDPDLRLAALAFLPLLSSLYLLRLPSSLSGFEAVLLALYSSEAKNRQGKPVLVRVPDLSVPSLYHTPQSTPSSKSPRRPHPPPIPPPQANVVVGVLSPPLEPQAAVKSTKRAGIIGVAFEAYYAKISQMPPASKVDACNAVAAWAGQYCRCRFELDEDELLEVEEVDSAGSMSPLSTEAENGNGKVLEEELARMRINGDSSGRNCGKEEAREARVQLPWELLQPVMRVLGHCLLAPLNPVEVRDAAAEAVRVVYARACHDLVPQAILASRSLIELDKSARKAAKAAAIAASGIMVTSGTSGSTASSSRPSSKPNTPSKQRKPDMLLLSK; this comes from the coding sequence ATGCCTCCCTCTCcggccccctccgccgccgcagccgcttccCCCTCCGGATCCtccccggcctccgcctccgccgccgccgaccacaCCACCCCGTCCTGGTGGGAGTCCGTCTCCCAGGCGCGCTCCCGCATCCTGGCCCTCGCCTCCATCCTCCCGCCCCAGGCCTCCCCGGCCGTCGCGGCGCTCGCCGACTCCGACCGCCCCGCCCGCGCGCTcctccgctccgccgccgcctacGACGCGCTCTCCGGGGCGctccgcgccggcggcggcgccgacgaccCCGCCTGCAACTGGCTCTACGACACGCTCCACTCCCCGGACCCCGACCTCCGCCTCGCCGCGCTCGCCTTCCTCCCGCTCCTCTCCTCGCTctacctcctccgcctcccctcCTCGCTCTCCGGCTTCGAGGCCGTCCTCCTCGCCCTCTACTCCTCCGAGGCCAAGAACCGCCAGGGCAAGCCCGTCCTCGTCCGGGTCCCCGACCTCTCCGTCCCCTCCCTCTACCACACTCCGCAGTCCACCCCCAGCTCCAAATCGCCCCGCCGGCCGCACCCGCCGCCGATCCCACCTCCCCAGGCCAATGTGGTCGTCGGCGTGCTGTCCCCGCCGCTCGAGCCGCAGGCGGCGGTCAAGTCCACCAAGCGCGCTGGGATCATCGGGGTCGCCTTTGAGGCCTACTACGCCAAGATCTCGCAGATGCCCCCCGCATCCAAGGTGGATGCTTGTAACGCCGTGGCGGCGTGGGCCGGGCAGTACTGCAGGTGCCGTTTTGAGCTTGACGAGGACGAGCTGCTGGAGGTAGAGGAGGTGGATTCCGCGGGGTCCATGTCGCCCTTGTCGACTGAGGCTGAGAATGGGAACGGGAAGGTCTTGGAGGAGGAATTGGCGAGGATGCGTATCAACGGAGACAGCAGTGGCCGGAATTGTGGTAAAGAGGAGGCAAGAGAGGCAAGGGTGCAGCTCCCGTGGGAGCTGCTGCAGCCAGTGATGAGGGTTCTTGGGCACTGTCTGCTCGCTCCACTCAACCCAGTGGAGGTGCGGGATGCGGCCGCAGAAGCTGTACGGGTTGTCTATGCCCGTGCATGTCATGACCTCGTGCCGCAGGCAATCTTGGCATCCCGGAGCCTTATCGAGCTCGATAAAAGCGCGCGCAAGGCTGCCAAGGCAGCAGCTATAGCGGCGTCGGGGATAATGGTAACATCCGGCACATCTGGAAGCACTGCGTCGAGTTCCAGGCCAAGTTCCAAGCCAAACACACCGAGCAAGCAGCGTAAACCTGACATGCTGCTCCTGTCCAAATGA